CGCAAAAATTCGCACACCGATTGGCTGAATGCCCGGTGGGATTCCGCCACCACCTCGGCAGTCCCTCGAATGATCTTGCCGGTCGTGTCGACGGCGTAGGACACACGCACCTCGCCCTGCACGCGCGCATTCCGCTGTTCGACGGGATACCGTGGCCCGCCGTTCGCGACCTGACGGAGCCAGGTTGGCGGCTTTCCCCCGCCGACGTCGACCGTGGTGTCGACGGCCGGGAGCACCACGGATGAACCAGCGCACGGGCGCGGGGGATCGACGGGGCGAGCTTGGGCTGCGACGTCACGATCCGCAACTACTAAGACCGCCGCCACTGCGTAGAGCATTCGTCGCATTCATCCGTCCTTGAGAGAGATTCATGTATTTGCGATGCACCCGATCATCGTCGCAGTCAACATAGGACGGCGGCGCGACCGCCGCCATCGAAGCTTGGTCGAACGCTGCGTCAGTTAGGGATTGACTGCCCCGTGTGTGCAGCAGCGATCGGACGCCCATTCGCTATGAGGTGCTTCGATAGTCGCGGTGCGCCAAACATCTGCTGCACGGTCTAACGCGGGCTTCTGCAGCGGGCGCTTTAACAAAATGCGCGCGAAGCGCGTTTCCGAACACGCCCGACTGCAGCAAGCATCGTTAGGCTTTGCGCGCGCCCGAGGTCCGTATCCTTCGCCAGCTGCGCCATCCCTCTCGC
The sequence above is drawn from the Gemmatimonas sp. genome and encodes:
- a CDS encoding TonB family protein; its protein translation is MVLPAVDTTVDVGGGKPPTWLRQVANGGPRYPVEQRNARVQGEVRVSYAVDTTGKIIRGTAEVVAESHRAFSQSVCEFLRTARYAPVALDGKPQIVRVTNHRFLFETR